The genomic DNA ctgcaaatgaaacctgacccaagcctgacagaaccgCATCCGACCCTAGCCCAACCCggtccaagtcctttaattttttcccgcaccgacccgaccactggaatgaagttcattatattaaagaggttgtgctctaccttggatggaatcgctcactgcagactagtgcggagtgtttcctgccttgacgtcctggctgtcactgtgtccgacccaaacccgaatgccagacctggaagagctacccgacccgaacctgacacatgttgtcgggtcccgtcaggttcgggtcggttaGCCATGCTCTAGGTACAACAAATTAAGAGGATTTATTAAGTaacaaaattatacttaacaaccaGGCAATAGTTTACAAGTCTTGGACACAGATTGTTGTAAGTTCTGGCCTCTTCTTACTtctttcttttatttgcttttctTCAGTAAAGCTGTATGCCAAAGGCTACCGGGTATTGTCTTTTGATCCTTTCTTGGAACTTTACACCCCTAACCGAATGACCCTCCCTAGTTCTTTTGATTGGTCTCAGGTGCATGTGATCACTTTCTTATTGGTTTCTTAAAGTGATAGACACCTAGGGCAGCACCATCCAATAAGTGGCCCATTTGTTCTCGAGAGATAAGGGGTCACATGTTTTATTAGGGTCTTGTAATTTCCAGGAATCCTGCTCAACACTGCAACTGAGGAGACCACATGATTTCCAGGAATTCAAACTCTGCGGGCTCATGTGGTCTCCAGGAAAAGGTCTGCACATCGCATATTAAAATTATAAACTTATTAAGGTTGAATAATGTTTTCAACCATGACAAAAGTTAGCAGGTACATTGCATATTCTCAAAACTAATACAAAACTAAAAGCTAGTCCATGTAACAACCAGGATGTATAACGatgtatataaatatataactAGAGTATATAAAATAATAATGTATAAAAATATGGTGTATAAAAAAAGGCAGCAAGATTTCAAAATACACTTGATTGATACAAGTGCATGGATAAATGAATCGCAATGTAGTTCATATTCTTACAGCGTCTgtcctgtacctgccctgggagtgtttgatgcaacAATGTAGAGAGAGTTTTACCCTTTATCTAGCCTGTGCTGTCActgccctgggtgtgtttgatggaacAATGCAGGGGAACTTTACTCTGGCAATCCTTCTCTTAGCAGTAGTCTCCAGCCTCTTTCTTTACTTGTCTCTCAGTTTGATTGATAGTACCAGATTCACTACTTCTCTATACTTTCCAGTCTTGCTTCTTCTGGGATCTAAGTATTCCAGTGCTGCGTGATCAGTTCTCTCCAGCTTTGCTCGAGAGAAATCATGTATGATCATAGTTTTCTACTCTGACTCATTCTCCCCCAGGACCTAAATCTTGTGAAACTCCTTATTTCCCTTAGTCTTCCCTTCCACAATCAACAGGCTTTTACAACGTGGCACCACTTAACCATCACTCCTTCATTTACCTCATGTCTGTCATGCTGTTCaatcattacaacactgactacacttgtgAAGTGCTTGATTAGCTAtatagcactttgagatgtcctgtggtcatcAAAAGCCCGAGGGATGCAAGTTCTGTCTGTCTTTCTATCCTGGCAGTTCTTGCCTTTCACCTGGGTTTCTAGAGTTTAAAAAAGGCAGACATGATTGACATGTCCTTCTTCAATAATACTTATGTTATCATGTTAACTTATTTCTTTTGTTCCCATATAATGCAGCAGAATCTTTTTATATAGAAGTGAAAAGGGGCATTCTGAGTTATGTGATGCTGTCGAATTTCTGGTATTAACTAATAGATGATATTAGTTGCTTAATGTTATTTGATTTACATTAAGAAGTTGGTTGTATTTTGTAATCTCTTGTATAGTGGACAGCTATTTTACTAATCTGAATACTGCACTTTATATCAATATTATTTCATCTATACTGCCAGATAAAAGTTTATATGTAATATGTAATATGAAATACAAGTCAACGACTTATCATCTTTAGCTGCTTTTAACTGGTCTCCTTTTACTGTTTCAGAGCTGGGTTAACGCTCAACACCCAGATGCATTGTATGAAGTCAATGAGAAAAATGCAATGGTCTTGGAGAAGGGAGACAGTGTACAGGTATACGATGGACCAATTGCTCATGAGGAAACATTGATGATAGGATTGAAATCCTGGGACAAACAGTCTGAGATTCATTCCTCATGGCAGGCCTTGTGTGGCCCGAGTTCCTGTCTTTCATCTCACTCTGGGGGCCAATTTGGGAACAACATTCAACAGTGGAAGGATAAATCCTATGGACAGATATCTATCGACACTGTGACAGTGACTGATGAGGCTGTGCCTTGTTGTTCCCAATGCAGTTACAAATGCAAGCCAACGAGACCACCCTACTTGACCCAGTGTAAGAGTAATTCTGATGCAGACAATTCAAATGTACAGGATTATCCCACCAGCAGCCAATTGTTCACTCATTTGCACCCAGTTATGTCAGGAACCCCTCAGCATTGTGACAGCAACACACCACACAACACCATGATGTCCCTGttacaatgcactgctgcccaagaGGCGACAAGTGGGAATGTTCTAGACCTTCAGTGTCTCAACATGGCTGACTGGGGACCAGAAAATGAACCTTTTTCTTTGAATGATGGTGAAGATGCCTCTTGGAATGACAGAAATGTAGGTGAAGGTGGTTCTTGGAGTGATGGAAGCCTAGATACCATCTCATCATGCAGTAGGCTAGAACCAGACCTTGGTTATCCAAAGATATCACTGGATTTAGATACTGTTGACAGTGGATTCACCGAGACTGACACCGATTCTATGACCGCTGTTGATTCCGGATAtaaaagtaacacaggcacaggcaGAATAATCAGAGCAGAGTCCAAAAAAGAGTCGGACGATAACAGCCCTGTTAATTCAGAGCAGGAACAACTGTATTACAGAAGCTATGTCAAGCAGTGGGCCAGATCCACGTCTACCTGTACAGACTACAGCAGTCATGGATAATGGCCCTGGCTAGTGTCTAACCACCTCTGGCAGGCATAGCTCAATGGGCCATAGAGCGATGTTGTAAATGCTTTGTACTTGATAGTTAGACACCAATAGTGCAGCGAGACCCCCAGATGCAAATAATCAAGCTCTTTCCATGCTATCACTCTTTTCCTTCCCCCTTTGaaagctgggaaaattcagccttaCCTTTTTAAACTTCTGGATTAGAGGACTGAATGGTGCAAAAATTCTGCTCCATGATTTCACCAATTGGTGAAAGATTTTTCTGGTTCCCCAGGTCCAAAGAATTTGAAAGCCTATCAATCTCTCTCTGCTCCATTATGATCAGTGGATTTAACTATGATTTGTTTCAGCTCCCATTGCTGAAAATGACAGCACTTTGTGAGAGTAATTCACCTATTGACTAAAGACGGTCAGAACTTGTTTTCCTTTTAATCGACTCTGAGTGCAGAAAAAGGGAATTGTGTTACAGATCAAACCTCGTCACATGACGTCTATTTCCAGTAGTAATATTAACTCATTTTGTTTAGATTTCCTGTCTGATACTTCAGAAATTCTGCTAATTAACTCAATTTTGCAAAGCTTCTCACATCCTCCATCCCAGTTTAGATTTTAGTAAAGATAGgaaatatatttttgaaaaaatCACAATTTGGCAACACCAACCTTGTGAAATTGCATTCAGTTAAGCTTCAGCTTGTTCCCAGAAGCAGTAGCCAATATGTAACAGAATCTATAATTATACAACTAACTGTTTCATTGCAGACTGAGTATGGAAATTTCACACCTTCCATTATATGTCACAACATCCTCATGATTGCACTGATCACTCAAGAGGATGCGAGATGCACTCACCACAGGTGTTGTGTCATTCAGTATTCTGCTACTTTCAAACTGTGACTCTCATTTAACTGCTGTCATATTTGGTTCAACACTGAAGGCAAACTACGATCCATTTCTAAAGCACCAGCCTTTCATGCAgtttgtgtgtgggggtggggggcccaTCCCCTGCAAATATCCAGACagcccccaccacaccctcccccatAGCCCAATCCCCTGCAAATATTGACACTCTACCAGGTGCACTCCTGCAAATATCcaatgttacggccaggtgaggatggatCACAGGCttgcctcttgtccttcctcttatttgaccgcaacagagattattccttttttaaacagcttaccacttcagtgagtgttaggGTTTGGGGGTGTGGTTATTTTCAGGGTGCGTCTGGGTTTGTGGATATTTGCAGGAGTGGGCCTGGGGCGTGGATATTTGCAAGGTGAGACTGGGGTGTGGATATttgcagggtgggtctggggtgtgGATATttgcagggtgggtctggggtgtgGATATTTGCAGGGTGGGTCTGGGTTTGTGAATATTTTCAGGGTGAGTCTGggtttgtggatattttcagggtgactCTGGGTTTGTGGATATTTGCAGGGTGTATCTGGGGTGTGGATATTTGCAGGGTGGGTCTGGGTTTGTGGTTATTTTCAGGGTGCGTCTGGGTTTGTGGATATTTGCAGGGTGAGTCTGGGGTGTGGATATTTGCAGGGTGAGTCTGGGGTGTGGATATttgcagggtgggtctggggtgtgGACATttgcagggtgggtctggggtgtgGATATTTGCAGGGTGGGTCTGGGTTTGTGAATATTTTCAGGGTGAGTCTGggtttgtggatattttcagggtgagtCTGGGTTTGTGGATATTTGCAGGGTGTATCTGGGTTTGTGGATATTTGCAGGAGTGGGTCTGGGGAGTTGTAGTTATTTTCaggggtgggtctgggggtgtggttATTTTCAGAGTGGGTTGGGGGGGTAGATATTTGTGGGGGTGGGTCTGGAGGTGTGTGGATATTTGTGGGGGTGGGTCTGGGAGTGTGTGGATATTTGtgggggtgggtctgggggtgtgtgGATATTTGTGGGGGTGGGTCTGGGAGTGTGTGGATATTTGtgggggtgggtctgggggtgtgtgGATATTTGTGGGGGTGGGTCTGGGAGTGTGTGGATATTTGTGGGGGTGGGTCTGGGAGTGTGTGGATATTTGtgggggtgggtctgggggtgtgtgGATATTTGTGGGGGTGGGTCTGGGAGTGTGTGGATATTTGTGGGGGTGGGTCTGGGAGTGTGTGGATATTTGTGGGGGTGGGTCTGGGAGTGTGTGGATATTTGTaggggtgggtctgggggtgtatGGATATTTGTGGGGGTGGGTCTGGGAGTGTGTGCATATTTGtgggggtgggtctgggggtgtgtgGATATTTGTGGGGGTGGGTCTGGGAGTGTGTGGATATTTGTGGGGGTGGGTCTGGGAGTGTGTGGATATTTGTGGGGGTGGGTCTGGGAGTGTGTGGATATTTGTGGGGGTGGGTCTGGGAGTGTGTGGATATTTGTGGGGGTGGGTCTGGGAGTGTGTGGATATTTGTaggggtgggtctgggggtgtatGGATATTTGTGGGGGTGGGTCTGGGAGTGTGTGGATATTTGTaggggtgggtctgggggtgtatGGATATTTGTGGGGGTGGGTCTGGGAGTGTGTGCATATTTGTGGGGGTGGGTCTGGGAGTGTGTGGATATTTGTGGGGGTGGGTCTGGGAGTGTGTGGATATTTGTGGGGGTGGGTCTGGGAGTGTGTGGATATTTGTGGGGGTGGGTCTGGGAGTGTGTGGATATTTGTaggggtgggtctgggggtgtatGGATATTTGTGGGGGTGGGTCTGGGAGTGTGTGCATATTTGtgggggtgggtctgggggtgtgtgGATATTTGTGGGGGTGGGTCTGGGAGTGTGTGGATATTTGTGGGGGTGGGTCTGGGAGTGTGTGGATATTTGTGGGGGTGGGTCTGGGAGTGTGTGGATATTTGTGGGGGTGGGTTGTTGTGAtagtaaaagaaccaatcggacagttttcttgagtttattCTACTTAagaatctaaacctgatctaaataaaataataaaaaatatgctacacgttcacacacacactcatgagaatcacacacataaatagattacagagtgctaagtagatttgtggttggattagcgtCCATATTAAATAAAAATTAATAAACAGTCTGTGAGTTTGGATGATtttgttgtcttccagctgaagttgtgttcttggagtctttggctggtagaagtgcactttgcggCTAGCCCACcttgttcagggttttcttggtggTAGAAttataggtggctttcttcccctggtggctttgtcttggatccagcaaccagcagctgGGCTTCACACGCCCCACTGAGCCttctggagaggcagagagagagggagacacagctcttctgcttctgcacagtctgAGTCTCTGGCTTGTAtgtcttgtccaagggaaacttccagctttcatagagatggacagatggtcacatgaccgccTCAGTGTATCTTCTggtaccttctaatgaaattcacgtTTAGGATTTTCCGGtctcaggatgccaatatttacgctTGGAGGGGTTTGTCCTTTCAATGTTAGtgttccaggatggctttgaatgtcacgctaatgaaagcaatctcaggtaattcaatcaaAAGAGCAAGTCATTGTTTTGgtgcaggctcatcagacatgagactcttctttgatgccttggaatgtgaaaggtgtttcaaatgcaaattctggtggtcatcttggctgccaggtttttttttaagttaactggAGGTTTTCAGCCTTTTTTTCATTAAATGTTTAATatgagtttccaaccgatgaattaaaattcctcatttggcatatgttTTCTTGACACCatacacccccagacccaccctgagaaAATCCACTCACCCACAGAGCCACTCCTGCAAATATCCACACACCTCCAGAGCcagttgatcatccatctcggcctcctcctgaagtccccagcatcacagatgtcagacttcagccaatttgattcaatccgcgtgatatcaacaaatgactgaaggcactggatactgcataaggcactgggccctgacaatattccggcaatagtactgaagacttgtgctccagaacttgacgcgcccctagccaagctgttccagtacagttacaacactggtatctacccggcaacatggaaaattccccagctatttcctgtactcaaaaagcaggacaagtccagcctggctaattaccgccccatcagcctactctcaatcatcagtaaagtgatgggaggtgtcatcgacagtgctatcaagcagcacttgctcagcaataacctgctcggtgacactcagtttgggttccgccagggccactcagctactgacgtaattacagccttggttcaaacatggacaaaagagctgaactcaagaggtgagatgagagttactgcccttgacatcaaggcagcatttgaccgagtctggcatcaaggagcccgagcaaaactgaagtcaatgggaatcggggaaaactctccgctggttggagtcatacctagcacaaaggaagatggttgtggttgttggaggtcaatcatctcagttccaggagatcactacaggagttcctcagggtagtgtcctaggcccaaccatcttcagctgctctatcaatgaccttccttcagtcataaggtcagaagtgcggatgttcgctgatgattgcacaatgttcagcaccattcgcgattcctcagatactgaagcagtccgtgtagaaatgcagcaagacctggacaatatccagatttgggttgataagtggcaagtaacattcatgccacac from Heterodontus francisci isolate sHetFra1 chromosome 24, sHetFra1.hap1, whole genome shotgun sequence includes the following:
- the LOC137383351 gene encoding interleukin-21 receptor-like isoform X1; the encoded protein is MSCLWRSLLTTFLFLLLCRWTQCTTGCDSLTCVTDYLEHITCIWRVTVPPEPGVSYHLTAISQEDEISCNLAVTSCSDGDKGLTEYKCKLYEEIGIVMENYTMSIKANSRGEEKCIETCPYFDTTQNIKLLAPFDLNVSYVAPCEMYNFTWQIAYNEEHYIDDFEYELRYKRTKESWERQKVKRVTNNQRNFPLMASELVSDTEHSAQIRSRPAESSVYTGTWSDWSHPVKWRTAVCKTDLDQIPWLPLLCGFTPTLILVIVVVIFNVPQRLRKKLWVMTPNPAPFFKPLFVDHGGNFTSWVNAQHPDALYEVNEKNAMVLEKGDSVQVYDGPIAHEETLMIGLKSWDKQSEIHSSWQALCGPSSCLSSHSGGQFGNNIQQWKDKSYGQISIDTVTVTDEAVPCCSQCSYKCKPTRPPYLTQCKSNSDADNSNVQDYPTSSQLFTHLHPVMSGTPQHCDSNTPHNTMMSLLQCTAAQEATSGNVLDLQCLNMADWGPENEPFSLNDGEDASWNDRNVGEGGSWSDGSLDTISSCSRLEPDLGYPKISLDLDTVDSGFTETDTDSMTAVDSGYKSNTGTGRIIRAESKKESDDNSPVNSEQEQLYYRSYVKQWARSTSTCTDYSSHG
- the LOC137383351 gene encoding interleukin-21 receptor-like isoform X2 produces the protein MSCLWRSLLTTFLFLLLCRWTQCSCDSLTCVTDYLEHITCIWRVTVPPEPGVSYHLTAISQEDEISCNLAVTSCSDGDKGLTEYKCKLYEEIGIVMENYTMSIKANSRGEEKCIETCPYFDTTQNIKLLAPFDLNVSYVAPCEMYNFTWQIAYNEEHYIDDFEYELRYKRTKESWERQKVKRVTNNQRNFPLMASELVSDTEHSAQIRSRPAESSVYTGTWSDWSHPVKWRTAVCKTDLDQIPWLPLLCGFTPTLILVIVVVIFNVPQRLRKKLWVMTPNPAPFFKPLFVDHGGNFTSWVNAQHPDALYEVNEKNAMVLEKGDSVQVYDGPIAHEETLMIGLKSWDKQSEIHSSWQALCGPSSCLSSHSGGQFGNNIQQWKDKSYGQISIDTVTVTDEAVPCCSQCSYKCKPTRPPYLTQCKSNSDADNSNVQDYPTSSQLFTHLHPVMSGTPQHCDSNTPHNTMMSLLQCTAAQEATSGNVLDLQCLNMADWGPENEPFSLNDGEDASWNDRNVGEGGSWSDGSLDTISSCSRLEPDLGYPKISLDLDTVDSGFTETDTDSMTAVDSGYKSNTGTGRIIRAESKKESDDNSPVNSEQEQLYYRSYVKQWARSTSTCTDYSSHG